One Myotis daubentonii chromosome 3, mMyoDau2.1, whole genome shotgun sequence genomic window carries:
- the CLDN17 gene encoding claudin-17, which yields MAFYPLQVAGLVLGVLGLAGALATTLLPQWRVSAYVGSNIIVFERIWEGLWMTCVRQARTTLQCKLYSSLLALPPVLEAARALMCVAVALALTALLLGVCGLRQVQCTGSDERAKAYLVGASGALLLLTGLFVLIPVSWTAHIVIRDFHDPAVHVGQKRELGAALFLGWASAAVLLAGGALLCGFCCCSRRKRGQRRPAPRHRVPPRGPHGDPAVPRKPCTSYV from the coding sequence ATGGCCTTCTACCCGCTGCAGGTggcggggctggtgctgggcgtCCTGGGCCTAGCCGGGGCTCTGGCCACCACCCTCCTGCCCCAGTGGCGCGTGTCCGCGTACGTGGGCAGCAACATCATCGTCTTCGAGAGGATCTGGGAAGGGCTGTGGATGACCTGCGTGCGGCAGGCCCGGACCACCCTGCAGTGCAAGCTCTacagctccctgctggccctgccccccgtgCTGGAGGCCGCCCGGGCCCTGATGTGCGTGGCCGTGGCCCTCGCCCTCACGGCCCTGCTCCTGGGCGTGTGTGGCCTGAGGCAGGTCCAGTGCACGGGCTCCGACGAGAGGGCCAAGGCGTACCTCGTGGGGGCGTCCggggccctcctcctcctcaccggCCTCTTCGTCCTCATCCCCGTGTCCTGGACGGCCCACATCGTCATCCGGGATTTCCACGACCCCGCCGTCCACGTGGGGCAGAAGCGCGAGCTGGGGGCCGCGCTCTTCCTGGGCTGGGCCAGCGCCGCCGTCCTCCTCGCGggaggggccctgctctgcgggTTCTGCTGCTGCAGCCGGAGGAAGCGAGGGCAGCGGCGCCCGGCCCCCAGGCACCGCGTGCCTCCCCGGGGGCCGCACGGGGACCCGGCCGTGCCCAGGAAGCCCTGCACCAGCTACGTCTAG